The Osmia lignaria lignaria isolate PbOS001 chromosome 14, iyOsmLign1, whole genome shotgun sequence genome has a window encoding:
- the LOC117607327 gene encoding uncharacterized protein LOC117607327: MDPLKLRVYTERFEKEKKYIKLQEEFVAIAKSQPLTGKFYAKHDVIPASEVQQEYVDLITKRLISVPTDIYQFRPPSVNMEYGWFSKPLIPRTRDPRLHFPRQQAEFIVNEILIRRSQRGLPVEKFTGIPFKV, translated from the exons ATGGATCCTTTGAAATTACGTGTGTACACCGAGAGattcgagaaagaaaaaaaatacataaagcTACAAGAAGAATTCGTCGCGATCGCGAAGAGTCAACCTTTGACCGGGAAATTTTACGCGAAACACGACGTCATACCGGCGTCCGAAGTACAACAAGAGTACGTCGATTTAATTACAAAACGTCTGATCTCGGTGCCAACGGATATCTATCAGTTTAGGCCGCCGTCTGTGAACATGGA ATACGGCTGGTTCTCGAAGCCCTTGATACCTCGAACGAGGGATCCAAGGTTACACTTCCCCAGGCAACAAGCGGAATTCATCGTTAACGAGATTCTGATACGACGCAGTCAACGAGGTTTACCGGTTGAAAAATTCACCGGAATACCCTTCAAAGTATAA